Proteins co-encoded in one Arachis stenosperma cultivar V10309 chromosome 7, arast.V10309.gnm1.PFL2, whole genome shotgun sequence genomic window:
- the LOC130939762 gene encoding uncharacterized protein LOC130939762, producing the protein MLRACVLDQPASCDRYMLLVEFAYNNSYHASIEMVLCEALYRRKCQSPLCWYEAREKGLLGPEMIAETTEQVKKIRDKMLTAQSRQKSYGDQRWRPLEFEEGDHIFLKVTLTTGIGRAIKAKKLNPRHIGLFQNLERAGPVAYRMALPPHLSNLHYVFHRPQLRKFTPNASHVLEPESVQLKEHLTLPVTLVRIDDTSNVYVNIET; encoded by the exons ATGTTGAGGGCTTGTGTTCTAGACCAGCCGGCGAGCTGTGATCGATATATGCTGCTAGTGGAGTTTGCGTACAATAATAGCTACCATGCGAGCATCGAAATGGTTCTGTGTGAGGCTCTGTAtaggaggaaatgtcaatctccgctatgctGGTATGAAGCTAGGGAGAAAGGCTTGTTGGGGCCAGAGatgatagctgagaccactgaacaagtcaagaaaatccgagataagATGCTTACTGCGCAGAGTCGTCAGAAGAGTTACGGCGATCAGAGGTGGAGGCCATtggaatttgaggaaggagaccatattttccttaaggttactctaACGACAGGAATAGGTAGGGCAATTAAAGCGAAGAAGCTGAATCCTCGACACATTGGTCTGTTTCAGAACTTGGAGAGGgctggaccggtggcgtatcgaaTGGCTCTACCACCCCACCTTTCGAACCTACACTACGTATTTCACAGGCCGCAGCTTCGGAAGTTTACTCCtaatgctagccatgtgttagaacctgaatcTGTTCAGTTAAAAGAACATCTGACGCTTCCAGTGACTCTGGTCAGAATTGACGATACTA GTAATGTGTATGTGAATATTGAAACTTGA